The Lysobacter gummosus genome includes a region encoding these proteins:
- a CDS encoding phosphomannomutase/phosphoglucomutase: MSAAQLKPVMLPLALLCGVLALWLGWAGVQQHLDSSRRSDLARERDAAVASAHDALGVEHKRLRERLDAPAMQAALTAGDLKTAGAELTKDWPGASAGAVLPADLSLDYENLPKSGYGRLGAMEAAIVADKPMAAIVRDGGKPVLALAAPARVGGQLVGVAYVQLPLQRISDGIDKADVDGSSYMALRQGGYNVVERGDAALSNGAEAMAAKIPGSDLRVAAAVPDIAGGPLGLGALPCFIAAVILALLAFVLMRVRQRLGHQAPVVEEGPVQTLAETMIASPFDTNAGNVTDNSLSAAPRAVSIDGGIFRAYDIRGVIGQSLDPGVAEMIGQAIGSVMHDQGLTEIVVGRDGRLSGPAMIEGLISGLRKAGRNVIDIGMAPTPVIYFGAYHLRAGSCVSVTGSHNPPDYNGFKVVVGGETLSGAAITDLYQRIVSNRLHTAAEPGTLTPRDISEDYVQRIASDIQIDRPLKVVVDAGNGVAGDIGPRVLAAIGAEVTPLYCEIDGEFPNHHPDPSEPHNLADLIKMVARLDADLGIAFDGDGDRLGVVTRDGQNIFPDRLLMLFAADVLERNPGAMIIYDVKCTGRLPGHILRHGGSPLMWKTGHSLIKAKMRETDAELAGEMSGHFFFKERWYGFDDGIYSAARLLEILAAQPQAPTETLNGLPNGISTPEIKVDAPDGDPHTFVERFRTEASFEGARLSTIDGLRVDYPDGWGLVRASNTTPILVMRFDADSHEAMDRIQTAFRTQLHAIKPDLKLPF; encoded by the coding sequence ATGTCGGCGGCGCAACTCAAGCCCGTCATGCTGCCGCTGGCGCTGCTGTGCGGCGTGCTGGCGTTGTGGCTGGGCTGGGCCGGCGTGCAGCAGCACCTGGACTCCTCGCGCCGCTCCGATCTGGCGCGCGAGCGCGACGCCGCCGTCGCCAGCGCGCACGACGCGCTCGGGGTCGAGCACAAGCGCCTGCGCGAGCGACTCGACGCGCCGGCGATGCAGGCCGCCCTGACCGCCGGCGATCTCAAGACCGCCGGCGCGGAACTGACCAAGGACTGGCCCGGCGCCAGCGCCGGCGCGGTGCTGCCGGCCGATTTGAGCCTGGATTACGAGAATCTGCCCAAGAGCGGCTACGGCCGGCTGGGCGCGATGGAAGCGGCGATCGTCGCCGACAAGCCGATGGCGGCGATCGTGCGCGACGGCGGCAAGCCGGTGCTCGCGCTGGCCGCGCCGGCGCGGGTCGGCGGGCAACTGGTCGGCGTGGCCTACGTGCAACTGCCGTTGCAGCGCATCAGCGACGGCATCGACAAGGCCGACGTCGACGGCAGCAGCTACATGGCCTTGCGCCAGGGCGGCTACAACGTGGTCGAGCGCGGCGACGCCGCGCTCAGCAACGGCGCCGAGGCGATGGCGGCGAAGATCCCCGGCAGCGACCTGCGCGTCGCCGCCGCGGTGCCGGACATCGCCGGCGGCCCGCTCGGCCTGGGCGCGCTGCCGTGCTTCATCGCCGCGGTGATCCTGGCGCTGCTCGCGTTCGTGCTGATGCGCGTGCGTCAACGTCTGGGGCATCAGGCGCCGGTCGTGGAGGAAGGTCCGGTTCAGACGCTGGCTGAGACCATGATCGCTTCCCCCTTCGATACCAATGCAGGCAACGTGACCGATAACTCCCTCAGCGCCGCGCCCCGCGCGGTGAGCATCGACGGCGGCATCTTCCGCGCCTACGACATCCGCGGCGTGATCGGCCAGTCCCTGGACCCCGGCGTGGCCGAGATGATCGGCCAGGCGATCGGTTCGGTCATGCACGATCAGGGCCTGACCGAGATCGTGGTCGGCCGCGACGGCCGCCTGTCCGGCCCGGCCATGATCGAGGGCCTGATCTCGGGCCTGCGCAAGGCCGGCCGCAACGTCATCGACATCGGCATGGCGCCGACCCCGGTGATCTACTTCGGCGCCTATCACCTGCGCGCCGGCTCCTGCGTGTCGGTCACCGGCAGCCACAATCCGCCGGACTACAACGGCTTCAAGGTCGTGGTCGGCGGCGAGACCCTGTCGGGCGCGGCGATCACCGATCTGTACCAGCGCATCGTCAGTAACCGCCTGCACACCGCCGCCGAGCCGGGCACGCTGACCCCGCGCGACATCTCCGAGGACTACGTCCAGCGCATCGCCTCCGACATCCAGATCGACCGCCCGCTCAAGGTGGTGGTCGATGCCGGCAACGGCGTGGCCGGCGACATCGGCCCGCGCGTGCTGGCGGCGATCGGCGCCGAAGTCACCCCGCTGTACTGCGAGATCGACGGCGAATTCCCCAACCATCACCCCGATCCGAGCGAGCCGCACAACCTGGCCGATCTGATCAAGATGGTGGCGCGCCTGGACGCGGACCTGGGCATCGCTTTCGACGGCGACGGCGACCGTTTGGGCGTGGTCACCCGCGACGGCCAGAACATCTTCCCGGACCGCCTGCTGATGCTGTTCGCCGCCGACGTGCTCGAACGCAACCCCGGCGCGATGATCATCTACGACGTGAAGTGCACCGGCCGCCTGCCGGGCCACATCCTGCGTCACGGCGGCAGCCCGTTGATGTGGAAGACAGGCCATTCGCTGATCAAGGCGAAGATGCGCGAAACCGACGCCGAGCTGGCCGGCGAGATGAGCGGCCACTTCTTCTTCAAGGAGCGCTGGTACGGCTTCGACGACGGCATCTACTCGGCCGCGCGTCTGCTGGAGATCCTGGCCGCGCAGCCGCAGGCCCCGACCGAGACCCTCAACGGCCTGCCCAACGGCATCTCGACCCCGGAAATCAAGGTCGATGCGCCCGACGGCGACCCGCACACCTTCGTCGAGCGCTTCCGCACCGAGGCCTCGTTCGAGGGCGCGCGCCTGTCCACCATCGACGGCCTGCGCGTGGACTACCCCGACGGCTGGGGCCTGGTGCGCGCGTCCAACACAACGCCGATCCTGGTCATGCGTTTCGACGCCGACAGCCACGAGGCGATGGACCGCATCCAGACCGCGTTCCGCACGCAGCTGCATGCGATCAAGCCGGATCTGAAGTTGCCGTTCTGA
- the pyrE gene encoding orotate phosphoribosyltransferase: MTDHRTRFLQLALKANALRFGEFTLKSGRVSPYFFNAGRFDSGAALAGLGACYADAIQAHGLDFDLLFGPAYKGIPLATALGCEYARRGRDLPLAFNRKEAKAHGEGGMLIGAPLAGRRVLIVDDVITAGTAIREALALIGEAGGTVAGIVIALDRQEAVDPAQSRRSAAETVAIEHSLPVVAIATLDDLLAFTGESAEFSTQRERLLAYRAAYGRDAQH, translated from the coding sequence ATGACCGACCATCGCACCCGCTTCCTGCAACTCGCGCTCAAGGCCAACGCCCTGCGCTTCGGCGAGTTCACCCTCAAGTCCGGGCGCGTCAGCCCGTACTTCTTCAACGCCGGGCGCTTCGACTCCGGCGCCGCCCTGGCCGGCCTGGGCGCGTGCTACGCCGATGCCATCCAGGCCCACGGCCTGGACTTCGACCTGCTGTTCGGCCCGGCCTACAAGGGCATCCCGCTGGCGACGGCGCTGGGTTGCGAGTACGCGCGCCGCGGCCGCGACCTGCCGCTGGCGTTCAACCGCAAGGAAGCCAAGGCCCACGGCGAAGGCGGCATGCTGATCGGCGCGCCGCTGGCCGGGCGCCGGGTTTTGATCGTGGACGACGTCATCACCGCCGGCACCGCCATCCGCGAGGCGCTGGCCCTGATCGGCGAGGCCGGCGGTACCGTGGCCGGGATCGTGATCGCGCTGGACCGGCAGGAAGCCGTGGACCCTGCACAATCCCGACGCTCGGCGGCAGAAACTGTCGCAATCGAACACAGCCTTCCGGTGGTCGCGATCGCCACGCTCGACGATCTGCTTGCCTTCACCGGCGAAAGCGCGGAGTTTTCCACACAGCGCGAGCGCCTGCTGGCCTACCGTGCTGCCTATGGGCGCGACGCGCAGCACTGA
- a CDS encoding GNAT family N-acetyltransferase: MPDMTAATDRPIPAAEPAPVRVSVVSPMLAPAVRALQVAPEQLQFVGDTSYNLDQTRLDPNSEAMAVLAGERVVGFYRLDFSVAAIAGRALGEPSVGLRAYVIDRREQGRGYGTAAMIACAQDLRRRYPERRLLALTVNLRNRAAYGVYLKAGFADTGELYHGGSAGPQHLMLLRLTPAPSSSPSPDRPLP; encoded by the coding sequence ATGCCGGATATGACCGCTGCGACCGACCGACCCATCCCGGCTGCCGAGCCCGCGCCGGTGCGCGTGAGCGTGGTCTCGCCGATGCTGGCGCCGGCCGTGCGCGCGCTGCAGGTCGCGCCGGAGCAGCTGCAGTTCGTCGGCGACACCAGCTACAACCTCGACCAGACCCGGCTCGACCCGAACAGCGAAGCGATGGCGGTGCTGGCCGGCGAGCGCGTGGTCGGCTTCTACCGCCTGGATTTCAGCGTCGCCGCGATCGCCGGACGCGCCCTGGGCGAGCCCAGCGTGGGCCTGCGCGCCTACGTCATCGACCGTCGCGAACAAGGCCGCGGCTACGGCACCGCCGCGATGATCGCCTGCGCGCAGGACCTGCGCCGCCGCTATCCCGAGCGCCGCCTGCTGGCGCTGACGGTGAACCTGCGCAACCGCGCGGCCTACGGCGTCTATCTGAAAGCCGGTTTCGCCGACACCGGCGAGCTCTATCACGGCGGCTCGGCCGGCCCGCAGCACCTGATGCTGCTGCGCCTGACGCCGGCGCCCTCCTCTTCCCCTTCCCCCGACCGTCCGCTTCCATGA